The genomic DNA CGCTGTTAAAATAAACAATGCTTCAAACAGAATGGCAAAGTGATACCAGAACGCCATCATGGAACGGTTATTGAAAATTTCCGTAATAATGTGCGCCATACCAATGGCAAATGTTGGAGCACCACCAGTACGTGAAAGAATCGAACTTTCACCCACTTCCTGAGCAAGCAGGGTCAAGGCTTCAGGTGTCACCACAAAGCCTAAAGTACGTACCGCTTCTGCCGCACTTTCCACCGTTGTACCGAGGACCGCAGCAGGTGCGTTAATTGCGAAATATACGCCAGGCTCAAGAATGGTCGCGCAAATCATTGCCATAACCGCAACGAAAGATTCCATCAACATGCCACCATAACCGATCACGCGAATATCCACTTCGTTATTAACCAGTTTAGGTGTCGTACCTGAAGAAACCAGGGCATGGAAACCGGAAATGGCACCACAGGCGATGGTAATGAACAGGAACGGGAACATCGAACCGGCAAAGACAGGACCTGTACCATCCACGAAATGCGTTACCGCCGGCATTTTCATTTCAGGCAATGCCACCATAATGCCCACGGCCAGACCGGCAATCACGCCAATCTTCAAGAAGGTAGACAAGTAATCACGTGGAGCTAGCAACAGCCAGACCGGTAATGCAGAAGCAATGAAACCATAAGTGATCAGACACCAGGTCAACTGCGTACCTGAAAGGGTAAAGATGGGCCCCCAGTACGGATCAGCTGCCACATTACCGCCATAGACAATCGCCAGCATCATCAGCACAAAACCGATGATTGAAACCTCGGCAATTTTTCCCGGACGGATATAACGCATATATACGCCCATAAACAAGGCGATTGGAATAGTGGCTGAAATGGTGAATACACCCCATGGACTGTTGGTTAGGGCTTTCACCACCACCAAGGCAAGCACAGCAAGAATAATGATCATGACGCCTAATGCACCTAGCATCACAATGATACCGGCAAAAGAACCAAGCTCCTGCTTTGCCATTTCACCCAGTGATCGTCCATCACGGCGGGTCGAAATAAACAGGACTAAAAAATCCTGCACAGCGCCTGCAAGTACAACACCGACCAGCAACCAGATGGTTCCTGGCAGGTAGCCCATTTGTGCCGCAAGAATTGGCCCGACTAAAGGCCCGGCACCGGCAATGGCTGCAAAGTGGTGTCCAAACAGGACATATTTATTGGTAGGCACATAATCCAGACCATCTGCCAGACGGTGAGCGGGGGTTAAACGTCTGGCATTGAGTTCAAAAACTTTATTGGCAATAAATAAGCTATAGAAGCGATAAGCGATGCTATAGACACAGATGGCAGCTAAAACCAGCCAAACTGCATTGACATGCTCACCTCTGCTGATTGCAAGTATCCCAAAGGACACCGCACCTAGAACTGCCACCAGAAGCCACACTATTTTGGAAGTTATTGATAACTTCGGTTGAATCGTTTCCATGTAAAGCCCTCATATCTAATGCATAAATCAGCATTCATTTTTTATTGTTCGGTATACTGCTGTTTTTTCCCTTGCGACTGTACTCCTCATATTTTGCTTTTCATCTAATACTTTGGCATAAAAAAAGGGATGATTTTGATCATCCCTTTCGATAATAGTCTATTTTAAAACCATTATGCACGTTCTAAATAGTCACCCGTACGAGTGTCTACACGAACGCTTTCTTCTTGCTGTACGAATAATGGTACACGAACAACAGCGCCAGTTTCGAGTTTAGCTGGCTTGCCACCGCCGCC from Acinetobacter sp. CS-2 includes the following:
- a CDS encoding carbon starvation CstA family protein; the encoded protein is METIQPKLSITSKIVWLLVAVLGAVSFGILAISRGEHVNAVWLVLAAICVYSIAYRFYSLFIANKVFELNARRLTPAHRLADGLDYVPTNKYVLFGHHFAAIAGAGPLVGPILAAQMGYLPGTIWLLVGVVLAGAVQDFLVLFISTRRDGRSLGEMAKQELGSFAGIIVMLGALGVMIIILAVLALVVVKALTNSPWGVFTISATIPIALFMGVYMRYIRPGKIAEVSIIGFVLMMLAIVYGGNVAADPYWGPIFTLSGTQLTWCLITYGFIASALPVWLLLAPRDYLSTFLKIGVIAGLAVGIMVALPEMKMPAVTHFVDGTGPVFAGSMFPFLFITIACGAISGFHALVSSGTTPKLVNNEVDIRVIGYGGMLMESFVAVMAMICATILEPGVYFAINAPAAVLGTTVESAAEAVRTLGFVVTPEALTLLAQEVGESSILSRTGGAPTFAIGMAHIITEIFNNRSMMAFWYHFAILFEALFILTAVDAGTRACRFMVQDTVGIVIPAVKQSHNFFGNLLGTAVAVAGWGFFVYQGVIDPLGGINSLWPLFGIGNQMLAAMALILGTVILFKMKKEKYVWITIVPTIFLFITCMTAGWQKIFHENPKIGFLAQANRFSDAIARGEILKPAKDIAEMQTIVFSNQINAVLCGFFMIVAVVMLFAAIGVIRRALANPNPTVHESEAIYSDEISSNEVAGEVK